From a region of the Triticum aestivum cultivar Chinese Spring chromosome 7D, IWGSC CS RefSeq v2.1, whole genome shotgun sequence genome:
- the LOC123167557 gene encoding polyol transporter 5 — translation MTHDAAAEATTTKLLAVLEKPRRRNMYAFACVTLASMTTILTGYNLALMSGAELFIREDLGLTDTQVEVVAGSMNVFMLASILFSGWTADLLGRRATLVVANAFLMAGALAMSLGGSYAALMAARFVTSIGMGLALVVAPVYNAEISPPSTRGMLSSLLDIFTNVGILLGYTSNYALAGLPVHLAWRIMYVIGVLPPVLLAVGVLAMPESPRWLAMRGRHADARAVLLRTSDTAEEADLRLEDINRALDAPQPAGSVWQEMIVRPSATVRRILICVVGLHFFQEASGIDAVILYSPLVFKKAGMSTNSSVLGATVAVGVVKTCFIFVAMLLVDRVGRRPLLLASAGGVAVSFTALALTLCVRETSSATAAACVASVMAFVAAFSLGFGPLASTYAAEIMPLRLRAKGAGLGMAVNRLTCGAVSMSFISLAGWISMPGCFFLYAGVAATACVFVHVRLPETRGRSLEDMEALFAK, via the exons ATGACGCATGATGCAGCCGCCGAAGCCACCACCACGAAGCTGCTCGCCGTGCTCGAGAAGCCACGACGGCGGAACATGTACGCCTTCGCCTGCGTCACGCTCGCCTCCATGACCACCATCCTTACAGGCTACA ATCTCGCCTTGATGAGCGGCGCGGAGCTCTTCATCCGCGAGGACCTGGGCCTCACCGACACGCAGGTCGAGGTCGTCGCGGGGTCCATGAACGTCTTCATGCTCGCGTCCATCCTCTTCTCCGGCTGGACGGCcgacctcctgggccgccgcgcCACGCTCGTGGTCGCCAACGCCTTCCTCATGGCCGGCGCGCTCGCCATGTCCCTCGGCGGAAGCTACGCGGCGCTCATGGCTGCACGCTTCGTCACCAGCATCGGCATGGGGCTCGCCCTCGTCGTCGCGCCGGTCTACAACGCCGAGATCTCGCCGCCGTCCACGCGCGGCATGCTCTCCTCGCTGCTCGAC ATTTTTACCAACGTCGGCATCCTTCTCGGCTACACGTCCAACTACGCCTTGGCAGGCCTGCCGGTGCACCTCGCCTGGCGCATCATGTATGTCATCGGGGTGCTCCCGCCCGTGCTCCTAGCCGTCGGGGTGCTCGCCATGCCGGAGTCGCCTCGATGGCTCGCCATGCGCGGACGCCATGCCGACGCGCGCGCGGTGCTCTTGCGCACCTCCGACACCGCCGAGGAGGCCGACCTCCGCCTAGAGGACATCAACCGGGCCCTTGATGCGCCGCAGCCTGCTGGCTCTGTGTGGCAGGAGATGATCGTCCGGCCGTCGGCGACAGTCAGGCGAATCCTCATATGCGTTGTCGGGTTGCACTTCTTCCAGGAGGCGTCCGGCATCGACGCCGTCATTCTGTACAGCCCGCTGGTGTTTAAGAAGGCCGGCATGTCGACGAATAGCTCCGTACTGGGCGCCACCGTGGCCGTCGGGGTCGTCAAGACGTGCTTCATCTTCGTGGCCATGCTCCTGGTCGACCGCGTCGGCCGGCGCCCGCTCCTGCTGGCCAGCGCCGGCGGCGTCGCAGTGTCCTTCACCGCTCTGGCGCTCACGCTGTGCGTCCGCGAGACATCGTCGGCGACCGCGGCCGCGTGCGTGGCGTCCGTGATGGCGTTCGTGGCCGCGTTCTCGCTCGGGTTCGGGCCGCTCGCGTCCACGTACGCCGCGGAGATCATGCCGCTGCGGCTGCGCGCGAAGGGCGCGGGCCTCGGCATGGCGGTCAACCGGCTGACGTGCGGGGCGGTGAGCATGTCCTTCATATCGCTCGCCGGATGGATATCGATGCCTGGGTGCTTCTTCCTTTACGCCGGCGTGGCGGCCACGGCGTGCGTGTTCGTGCACGTGCGGCTGCCGGAGACGAGGGGCCGGAGCTTGGAGGATATGGAGGCCCTCTTTGCCAAATGA